The sequence AAACACACATAGGAAATAGGTTCCAGATCAGATACAGCCTTATAGAACAGTACAAAACAATGTACTTCTATTACTCTAAAGAACTTTAATCGGTCCAAAAGGCTACAAAGAGGGTATCGTCCTTGTGAGGTCTATAAAATACTTGCGAGACAATGGACAATAGCAATTACAATATGATGAAGCAAACTTAGCCTGTAACAAGAATCATACAACATGCGATACCATCCTAAAATCATTTGCCACCCAAACAGCCACCTAATTTTAAAATTGTAAGATGGGTACAGAGAAGCAGGCAGCATCCAAGTAAAACATACTCCATGTTTCACAAAATATAAGGCACATAAATGTTGTCCTAAGTAAAATGaccaaaaaatatcaacatctgaaATACCAAATCAATAGATGTCAATATTTCTTTTTCTATACTAATCTAAGTCAAACCTTTTGAAAATGACTTAGGACCTCACATCTTGGGAAGGAGGGAGAACAAATGGAAGTATAAGGACAAAGTAGAAACTAAAGAGACATATCAAAGTAATGGAATAAAAATTATTTAGATGTCCTTACATCGTACATGGCCAATCATTAGGACCAAACAGCCCAGGAGGaccaccaacagcagcagcagcacgactgCCTCTTGCATCATCACTACCACGGCCTCTAcccctaccaccaccaccacctgatcCACTAACACCAGCAGGGCGAGAGGCTCCACAACGATTACAAACACCACGGAAGGCAAAATTTACATTGCCACAGCTGAAAGAAGAAATCATATAAGAAAGGATAGACTACATAGTAAAGACCATACCAATCAGCAACAAAAGAAAAGTTGCTCACCAATCGTAACAGACCTTGTATTTGGACACATCCAATCTCCATCTTGCTGCCAAGCTTTTGCTGGACCATCACCGCGTCCTCTACCCCTGCCTGACCCGTTATCCAATTCATCTTGTCCAACAATCTCAGCATCAATGCTCACATTGGTGAAGTTATCAACCGTATCTTTGTTTTTTGACTCAGCTATGTGAACCTGGATGATGCTTCCATGGAAATCCTTATTATTGAACCATTCCACGGCAGCTGAAGCAGCATGGGGATCTTCATATGTGACTGTTGCATCACCCTTTGGTTCATTTGTAACTTTGTCCCTGTATATCCAAATCTTTGGATGGCCAGTCCTTTTGTCCTTCTGTTGAGATATGACAAGAGGAAATGACAAATCTATCATGAAATGGAATTAACAAGGGCTTACAAGACCATTCAAGAACTTGCATGTGGTTGCGAAAATGTTACCTGGTAAGACCCATACCTTTAGCAACCCTATGGTGCCAAAATATTCAGCCAACATGGTCTCATCAGTTCCAGGAGGCAGATTGCATACATAAATAGAGCCATTTGGGGGTCCTCGTGACATATATCCAGCCATCTGTAACACAAAGGTCAGCTGTGGATGATCAGTGCAATTCCTCAAAGCATGTTTTTCAAAACAACATCACAAGCACAGAAGTGCAAATGCCAAAACTAGCAACGAGAATAACATAGTAGGCCGGCAAGTAAAACAGGAAGAAGATAATAAGGACGATAAGCCATGGATTCACATATCATAAGCTTACAAAAAGGCTACCCGTAATGCCAAGTCACTGGTTTAGCATGGTTACTTTAATGTCGAACAACCTTTCATTGTTGTTCAAAGTCAGTTTGAGTGGGGCTGCTTTGCAAACAGGTAAACATGAAGGCATTCTTAGTTACAAAATTGACACATAACTTATTGATTTGTGATGTTACAGCATTTCAGAAGAAAACTTGAAGGGGATAAATAGTTACATACTCCACCACCAAGTTCAAGCTGGATGCACATCAAGAGCTACCAATTTGATATGTCTACTTATCAGCGGCAAATGCAATGGCAATTGCAGATATTTAACCAGCCGTACAACGGATGGGCCCAACATACAGTTCAAAGTTAATAGCAATAGATCTCTTTTTCAGCGCAACATTCAAACAACAGCCAGCTGAAAATTAGTCGGGCGTAAATAGACAAAGACTGACATGGAGCATCATAACGCCCTGACTACAACTGGATCACAGTCGAGGTCCTCGATAAAAATTTGACCGGAGTCAGAAATCCAACGGGTCACGCACGCGAGTGGCAAGAACAGGACGTAACTAGAACCCCATCGCTGAGGCAGGAATCCCGTAAATTTCCTCACCGCGCGACAAACAGCAGTGAGCGGGAGGGGGCGGCGGAGCTTTACCTAGTCCAGGATGAGCCGAGGCGGACAGCGCGTACCGAGAGTATGCGAGGAGGGCCGTGCCCCTCGTGCTCTGCCGACGGGAACACGGCGGCGGCCGCGTGGGTGAGGAGCCGCGACGGCGCTAGGTTTGGGCGGATCTCGGCGCTCTCTGCGCGCTTGGGGATGACGTTTCGTGCGCGATGGGCAGACGCAATTAGGGCGAGGGCAGGGCAGGCTGAGATGCTGGGCTTCTGGGCTGTCAACGATTGTAAGTTGGGCTGTAAAGAAGTGGGCTAAATTGTACCCGGATCCCAGAAGAcgaaatcaaagaaaaacaaaaGTCAAGAATGGTGGTCAACGCATTCCACGAAGATTTTTTTTCTCATGGTAAGGATTATAGTACAAATCACGTGCACACCGACCTGAAAACTGAAAGACACAAAAAGCTAGCCTTTGCAACAAAAGTCAAGAAAAAAAATACCAAGACTGAAGAATTCTCTGAACTTAGACACCAACAACCCGTCTCTCGCGCTACCACA comes from Triticum aestivum cultivar Chinese Spring chromosome 5B, IWGSC CS RefSeq v2.1, whole genome shotgun sequence and encodes:
- the LOC123111663 gene encoding transcription initiation factor TFIID subunit 15 isoform X2, which codes for MAGYMSRGPPNGSIYVCNLPPGTDETMLAEYFGTIGLLKKDKRTGHPKIWIYRDKVTNEPKGDATVTYEDPHAASAAVEWFNNKDFHGSIIQVHIAESKNKDTVDNFTNVSIDAEIVGQDELDNGSGRGRGRGDGPAKAWQQDGDWMCPNTSCGNVNFAFRGVCNRCGASRPAGVSGSGGGGGRGRGRGSDDARGSRAAAAVGGPPGLFGPNDWPCTMCGNVNWAKRTKCNVCNTSRPGHNEGGVRGGRGGGFKELDEEELEEVRRRRKEAEEDDGEMYDEFGNLKKKFRAKSHQTESAPTLPGSGRAGWEVEHRSTEREGRERSRDRGRDDYDERESRNRDRGSHGRERRRSRSRSRDREKERGRDRGRDRGNERSWERGTERERDRYR
- the LOC123111663 gene encoding transcription initiation factor TFIID subunit 15 isoform X1 — its product is MAGYMSRGPPNGSIYVCNLPPGTDETMLAEYFGTIGLLKKDKRTGHPKIWIYRDKVTNEPKGDATVTYEDPHAASAAVEWFNNKDFHGSIIQVHIAESKNKDTVDNFTNVSIDAEIVGQDELDNGSGRGRGRGDGPAKAWQQDGDWMCPNTSCGNVNFAFRGVCNRCGASRPAGVSGSGGGGGRGRGRGSDDARGSRAAAAVGGPPGLFGPNDWPCTMCGNVNWAKRTKCNVCNTSRPGHNEGGVRGGRGGGFKELDEEELEEVRRRRKEAEEDDGEMYDEFGNLKKKFRAKSHQTESAPTLPGSGRAGWEVEHRGSTEREGRERSRDRGRDDYDERESRNRDRGSHGRERRRSRSRSRDREKERGRDRGRDRGNERSWERGTERERDRYR